A window of Loxodonta africana isolate mLoxAfr1 chromosome 3, mLoxAfr1.hap2, whole genome shotgun sequence genomic DNA:
AATATATGCATTGTGAGTAGATATTATTCAAATCAGGCAGCATCAACTCAAAAATATAGAGAAGGCATTCAGAAGAAGGGATAGCGAAAAGAGGCTATATAGGTCATTGTCATGTTAATATCTCAAGAGATAGCATCAGAACATATGCAGGGCTCCAGGATCAGTCTGTTGAAGGAACAGAGTCACTAAGGATGTACCACACATTCTCCGGTCAGACCCTGGGTTCCTGCTTCTTGAAACTGACTCCACCTTTATAATTCTCTAAAAGGTCCCAGTGCCTGAAGTAAAACAGTCTCTGATAAGTTGCTCTATAGGCTATGATGTGATCTGGACAGGACACCAGAAAAAGCAATTCCTTTAATGCTCAAGGATTTGAAAAAGGATACCTGACGGAAAATGGCCTGTGTGGATCACCCCAACTCCATGAACCCAGAAATGTGGATTTTCCAACAGAATTAAAATGGTTTATCCAAAACTGGAAGTCcatctattacaaaaaaaaaaagaagaagaagaagaaacaggacccatacttcacaccatacataaaaccTAACATAGAATACATcaaaaactaaatataaaacctaaaactagaaAGATCATGGGGAAAAAATATAGACAATGGTAggggccctaatgcatggcataaatacaagacataactaacaatgcacaaacaccagaagataaactagataactgagagctccccaaaattaaagacttatgctcatcaaaaaaataaaaaaagaatctacCGACTAGGAAAAgtttttggcaatgacatatctgacaacgGTCCTATTGCTAACATCTATAGAATACTTgaacacctcaacaaaaaaaggcaaacaatccaattaaaaaatgggcaaaggatgtgaacagatgcttcaccaaagaagacattcaagcagctaacagacacatgagaaaatactgCAATTattagccaatagagaaatgaaaatcaaaactaaaatgagataccatctcaccttgacATTAATGGtactaataaaaaattaaaaaaacagaaaataataagtgttggagaggttgtgaaggaattgaaactcttacgcactgctggcgggaatttaaaatagtacaaccactatggaaaatgatataggaCCGCCTTATAAAAATAGAAGTGgaaataccatactatccagcaatcgcACTCTTAGGAATACAGCCTAGAGACATAAgggccatcacatgaatagacatatgcacacccatattcagtacagctttattcacaatagcaaaaagatggaaacaacctaagtgcccatcaacaacagatgaatggataaacaaattactgtACCTACAAAgtaatactacacaatgataaagaacagtgatgaaactgtgaaacatctcacaacttggatgaatctgtagaatattatgctgaatgaaataaatcatcacaaaaggacaaatgttgtatgagaccgctattataaaaacataaaaaaagcttacacagagggaaaaaaaatctttgatggttatcaagGAGGGAAAATgtgggaggagaaatcactagatagtagacaagtgttaactttggtgaagtaaAGACAACACGCAACgtaggggaattcagcacaactcaaaacagacaaagtcatagaaacttcctagacacatcgaaaaccttgagggaccaatttactgaggctgagggctgggaaacatggtcttgggggacatcgaCATccactggcacaacatagttcataaagaaaatgctttacatcctattttggtgagtagcatctggggtcttaaaaacttgtgaccagccatgtaagatacatccattggtcccattccaactggagcaaaggagaaacaaaagacaaaaagaaaatactagtccaaaggactaatgggccacatgaaacaGGGATTCCACCAGCTTGAGCCCgggagagctagatggtgcctagctaccaccacagacaattctgacagggatcacaatagagtgtccctggcagagcagaagaaaactgtagaaaaatattcaaattcacagaaaaagaccagacttacttatcTAAAGGAGATTGGAGAAACACCCgagctatggcccctggacaccctgctaactcagaatggaagccactcccaaagcccacctttcagtcaaatattAGAGGggccaataaaataaataataacacacataaggaacgtggttcttagttcaatcaagtatagaagattaaatgggcaacacctgcccaaaagcaaagacacaaagacaggaaaggacaggaaaaataGAGGAGTAGATATGGGAAACCTGGTGCAaacagaaagggggagagtgctgacacattgtggagactgcaaccaatgtcacaaaacaatttatgtataaattcctgaacgagaaactaatttgcattgtaagttacacttaaagcacaatatttttttttagtttgtcaaCTCCAATCAGGTCCTTGCCCCTGCATGCAACAGAAAGTGCTCCTGAAGAGTCACCAACGTTCTCTACCTTATTAAGTCCAGATTTTGATTCTTCATCCATGACTCACTTCACTTGTCAGCAACATTGACTCAGTTTAGTACTTATTGGAATGAGCTTTTATGTTTCAGGTCTTTCTGTGGTGCAAGAAAAAGTTTATCTTTTTGGTGTGACCAGCTGTATTTTATTGTATTATATCTATTATTTCATGTATTTGAAGTGAATCAAGTTCAGATAGCAAAAGGTGAAATTACAATGCCGTCCTGTCTCAATTTGGTTTTCAAAAGTTTATATATTaacaaaatttatacagaaataGTTAAATGTGGTAAAACACACGAAAAATAGAGCTCATTaaaggtaaaatatttttaagtgaatactaaattggcacacaaaatttcatctcacatactttggacacgttatcaggagggaccagtccttgtaGAATGACAACAGCATGCttactaaagtaaaaaaaaaaagtaaaggggtagtgaaaaagaggaagactctcactgagatggattgacacaatggctgcaacaatgggctcaaacatagcagcgattgtgaggacggagcattaccgggcagtgttttgttctgttgtgcatagggtcactatgagtcagaaccgaccctgtggagcctgtgaacaagaacaacacacaatatttTCACACCTGAAATAGGTATCAGGCTTCCTAAGGTCATTTGGTTAGATAGAGTTGCTTTCAGTTGTAATtaaataaagaagactggaaTGCAGTTAGATAAGAATGGTATGTCCAAGTGTGCTAGGTGTGTGACATGGAGGTGAGCAGAAACAATGGGTGGAGAAAGGTGAATGACAAGCAACCAGCCTTGTCAGGAAATCACCCATCCTGAATTCCACCTTTTATTGTCTtggtctttaagaatttgtactCTTTGGATCAGAATGACAATAAAATGTTTGGCTAATGAGGAGCTTTGGATATTGAGCCTCTAGTGATACAGAATCTGCAAATAGTCTGCCTGTTACCCCCTCACTCAGGAGCAGTTCTTCAGTCAGGGACCAGCACACCTGAGACATTACCCACCATGATCCTCTTGTCCAGGAGCTGGGTGCCTCACCAGGCCCTTCTGCCTTTCCTGTGGAGAGAACGTCCATCTACATCATCCAACATCGAGGGCAGGTGTTAAGCATCATTCCTCAATGACACCAGCCAGGTAACCTAGAGTCCCTTGGTTAACATTTAGAAAGAGGGCAAGTGTTTCCTCACAGGTTCATCCAGAGGAAGCTGGGaggagagttgttgttgttaggtgccatagtgaacccaagcacaacagaaagaaacgtcgcccagtcctgtgccatccttataatcattgctatgcttgagcccattgttgcagtcactgtgtcagtacttcccactgagggtctttctctcatCAGGGAGAATGATGAGAGTACATGCATAAAATGATTGGAAATAAGGCTTCCGTGGACCCCTGCATCTATTCCATCTTCCTGACATGTTTCCATGTATCTTTGCACCAGTCTCAAGGACCTCTCATTCTACCagtctcctcttctctctctacAATGGAGGGACCATTTTCCTCCTGAACATAAATCTGTCCCTTTTGAAACATGATGACCATTATAATGAAAAaatacaaacctgttgctgtcaagttgattcccactcatagcaaccctgtgaagGTTTtccgaatagaactgccccatagagtttccaaggagcagctggtgaatttgaactggtgaccttttggttagcagctgtagcttttaaccactacggcaccaaggtttccagatgAACACTACAGAATTTTAATATTTACTTGAATTCTTGTGGTAGAGAAGGAGGTGGTTTGTGGAATTTGTCTCCTCATTCCTTgtttttaacacatatttttatcATCTCTGTTATCCAGTTCCTATCTTGGAAAGACATGGATTCTGAGACACACACATCACACCATCTCcctagttcatttattttctctttataaaGTTGCCAAATATTTACAATGACCACAGGAGCACAGGTAGtatgaaaatatgtatataaaaccatgACTAACTTTTCACCCCTTTCAAGAACAAATAAATGTTTACACTCAGCTGTATtagattcaggttttttttttttttaataaatagccAAATAATACGTGTACAGGGGACACAAACTTTCTAGTCTTCTCCattcttctccttcccttcccagaTGGCTTTTGTCTCTGGTGATGAAGcttctgctggtccagggaccacataTTTGATTGTCTTGTCACTTATCTTTTCCATCAGTTTAATCAACAATATGGAACCCAGAAACCAAACAGGAGTTTCAGAGTTCTTTCTCCTGGGACTGGCAGAGGATCCAGAACTGCAGCCCCTTCTCTACAACATCTTTCTGTTCGTGTATCTGGTCACCATCCTGGGAAACCTGCTCATCATCCTGGCTATCAGCTATGATTTCCACCTCCatacccccatgtacttctttctctccaatcTGTCCTTTACCGACATCTGTTTAAGTACAACCACAGTCCCGAAGATGTTAGTGAACATCAATACACAGAGAAACTCTATCACTTACACTGGCTGCCTCACCCAGGTATGTGCTGCCATAATTTTTGGAGGTTTTGAAAATTTTCTCCTTGGaataatggcctatgaccgctatgtggctatTTGTCATCCACTGAGGTACACAGTCATCATGAACCCCCACTTCCTTGGTCTGCTGGTCATACTCTCTTTGTTCATTAGCATCATGAATGCCCTGGTCCATAGTCTGATGTTGCTGAGACTGTCCTTCTGCACAGACCTGGAAATCCCccacttcttctgtgaagttGTTCAGGTCCTCAAGCTCGCCTGTTCCAATACCCTCATCAATAACATCATACTATATTTTATGTCTAGCATATTTGGTGGTATTCCTTTCTCTGGGATTATTTTTTCTTACACTCAAATTGTTTCCTCCATCCTGAGAATGCCATCAGCTGTTGGAAAGTATAAAGCTTTTTCCACCTGTGGTTCTCACCTCACAGTTGTTTTCTTGTTCTATGGGACAGGATTTGGAGTGTACATTAGTTCAGCATTTACACACTCTTCCAGGAAGACAACAGTAGCCTCCGTGATGTACATTGTGGTCCCTCAAATGATGAATCCTTTTATCTATAGCCTGAGGAACAGGGACATGAAGGGAGCCGTGAGAAAAATCACTGGTAGGATACTTTATTTTTagtgattgtgtcatctgctttgGGCTTGGGTTTCTAGAATGAGTAAAAGTAAAAGAAATACTGGAGAGTCAGAATTCCTAACTAGATGACATAATGCCTAAGCATTATAAAAATGAGTCAAAAACAACCTCTGTATATTAGCCCCCATTTGTGTACTTCTTCATAGCAAGCTCAAAAAAGTGTGCCAGTGTCAAACTCAAATTTGTACAtacttgttttaaaaatagcccaCGTAATCAGAATTTTACCAACTTAGAGCCTTCCTCCCTTACTTATCCCACAAAAATACACCCAGCGTTTGCTATCCATAGATGGGCGAAGACCTGTCGCTATAATAATCCTAATGTGCTCTGCCTTTGGAGTACCTTTGACCCAGAGACTCCCCAACTTGCTGCAGTAGGGCTTCTCACAGGGACACAtaatctccctccttccttctgcaCTTCCCTGGGAGTTCTCATCCCTTCTTCCCCTTCTGTTTTCTTCCTGCACCTCTTGCCTCTGGAAGACCTCCTACTGTGGGAGATTACACCCTACATGCAGCTGTCAATGCATCACACCAATAAAACAGCTTGCCTTTCAACTGCTATCTCATGGTCATAATCTTTTTTCTTGATCATCCTTGAAGTTCATTAAACTCACTACACTAAGTGCATTTCAACTTGGGGTTGAAACCTGactttgcttttttgtttaaaTCTGTGCTGTTTCACGAATTATTTCAACTCTTTAAACTCAGTTTCTTTGGGCAGGTTCCacagaagcagagcctgaggaAGGGCTTTTTATTATAGTGATGTTGTTAGCAGTGTGACCCCAATACCCcgagcatgttttctcctttttcaaaatgggcaactgagagcttaacacaACTAAGGCCATGATAAATCTTTAAGttattcttcctctgcctgcctccttcacgTACCTCTGTTAATGATTTTGTTTTGACCAAATATTAATGACTTtggtctttgttttaaactgatgcaaataaccttttgttctgtcagGACTgcctgtggcatacaacccccacaggaaagctGGAGCCCAGATATCAGATATatatatctttagcctaataaagaaatgcctggcaggggactacaaagacacttgtaaccaTTGTAAGATTCTGTATAAGCTCTAATGTCAAAATTGCCCTTCcagactccatagagacagcctgtgttgctgccagGTCCCAGGTGATGTATAAAAaaactccttaataaactttctcactctttctgacttggagtatgtttcattggctggACTGCTCCAGGGAACGGATCCTAATCAGGTAACAGTAGCCTTCTCAGACAAAATCAAGTAGGAGACAATGGACAAGGCAGGGAGGGATCTAAAGTTATAGTCACAGCTAGAGAGTAACTTCAGGCTGATCTAATGGACAGGTTTGTGAATTGCACCCCATACTTACCTCACTGTGAGACAAGGATGCTGACCTTTCAGGCCCCAATTTAGTACTTACTGAGATCTTTCACTGATAAACTGTCTCTGATAATGGCAACATCGGCATCCACCAGACTCAGTTTCATCACCTACAAAATGATCTCTGTAATTTGAGATGATTATGAGGTATTTGAATTTCATCAGTGCAGAAGCCTTTGGttctaagaagaaaaagaactgactCTAATATCCTCAAGCAATAAAGTTATATGTCATTACAAAGAAAGGCCTTCAGAGGTAGGGAATGTACAGGAACAAGACAGTAGGCTTCATTTAGTCCTCTGTGCGGTGACCTCATCCTAGGACTGGTTCCCTTTATGGTCACCTGATTGTTGCAACAGATTCAGGTCTCATATCCGCACATGATgcccagagagagaaaacttgcCGTCCTTCTCTGGGTTTATTGTTACTAGGCATTTCCATGGAATCATCAGAAGACAGCCCCTCTGTACTGGGTTGAATAATGCCTCCCCCCAAAGATATCCCAATCCCTGGAAGCTCTGAACTTGACTGATATTATAAGAGGGTGAATGTTCTTgcctgtgcttttggtgtcacatTTAAGAAACTGTTTTCCAATCCAAGATCATAAAGACTTGCCACTCTGTTTCCTCCTAAGAGGTTTATAGTTTTAGCCTATGGTCTCTGATTTGATAAACTGATGATGAGAGGGAGCtcaaacaaaaatccaaatacaaacaaaacctAGATCCATAGTTCTTGGCCATGTAGTGAGCCAGTTTCACTAGGAAAATCCACTGTTTCTTGGATTTGGCATATCCCATTTTGAGACAGCCCTAAGCACTGCAAAACACCAAATTCACCAAACTCATTATAAATATTGAATTCAAGCTTAAAATGCAAAAGGAGTAGAGCTGGAGAGCCTGAGAGGGCTTATCAAGATGACCTTCAGATGCTCCACAGCGGCAGTATGCTGAAAGGGCTTTTATGGACATTACATCTATGTCCAATGAGAGCTCTGGGGGAAGTTAGTCATTTGCTATTGATCCAACTTCTGATGCCAGGAATTGTCAAAAAACCTAAATGCGCAGAGAAACACCAGAAATTAATGTAACAGAATATTTTTGTTGTGAGTGGATATGATTCAAATCAGGCAGCGGTCAACTGAAAAATGTAGGGAAGGTAGGTCAAAGAGGGGATAGTGAAAACAGGTTAGGCAGGTTACTGTCATGTTAATTTCTCAGGAGATAGTATGAGAATACATGCAGGGTTCCAGGGTCAGTCAGTTGTAGCAGCAGAATCACtaagaaaatgacatacattttcCAGTTAGACTGTGGGTTCCTGCTTCTTAAAACTGACTGTATGttggtaattctttaaaagaacctGATACCTGAGGCAAAACAGTCTCCACTAAACTGCTTACCAGGATACTGTTTGACTTGAAGATTACTCCAGGAAAATCAGTTCATTAAAGGCTCAAGTTT
This region includes:
- the LOC100664243 gene encoding olfactory receptor 7G1-like translates to MEPRNQTGVSEFFLLGLAEDPELQPLLYNIFLFVYLVTILGNLLIILAISYDFHLHTPMYFFLSNLSFTDICLSTTTVPKMLVNINTQRNSITYTGCLTQVCAAIIFGGFENFLLGIMAYDRYVAICHPLRYTVIMNPHFLGLLVILSLFISIMNALVHSLMLLRLSFCTDLEIPHFFCEVVQVLKLACSNTLINNIILYFMSSIFGGIPFSGIIFSYTQIVSSILRMPSAVGKYKAFSTCGSHLTVVFLFYGTGFGVYISSAFTHSSRKTTVASVMYIVVPQMMNPFIYSLRNRDMKGAVRKITGRILYF